The DNA window atttttaataatgacAAGACATGACTTGTGTGAAAATTCTGAATCCTCATGGACAGAACCCTAAGAAAACTAACGGTTGgactaaatcaaatcaaacaatttgCTTATAGGCTAGGACACTCTGACCAATAATTGGGTGTTCCCCTCCCCTCCTCTTTGCAAGATTGTCTCTGTTTCTTTCTAGTCCAAACCTTCAAGTGCCTCTAGGTGGACGTGTTGTGTCCCttgattatttgtttcaaatttagtTACAATTTGAGATCTTTCGAGGACGGGACACTCCAGATATTGGTTTTGCctgttgaaaattgaaaaaattgaaaacaagtaGAAGGTGGGGTATGTGAATTTATAAACAGTTTGATTTGAACTTTGAAACTCAATAATACTTCATGAAATCTATGCTGTCCAGGTATATCCAATAGTTGGGGATAGATACAAGTGCAAAGATTGTGTTGAGGAAATAGGTTTTGATCTTTGTGGAGACTGCTACAATACTTGCTCCAAGCGACCTGGACGGTTCAATCAGCAGCATACCTCGGAACACAAGTTTGAGCTTGTAAAGTCAAATATTATTCATAATATAATGTTGAGGTTGGTGACTGGACAGTTGGATAGTGCTTCTGCTTTTGCCAACCACGATGATGCTTCAGGAATTTCTGAAAATGAATCCCCTGCTCCCATTTTGTCTGGCGATGCTCAAGACAGTAGCAGGAACAGTTTGGCTAGTGCTGTGACCCACCCTGATAGTGCAGAGGATGAAAACGAGACCCAAACAACCAGGTAAAATGTTTTACCTTGAGCATATCTTGCTTGATTTGGTGGGATTATCTATGTATGAGTTGCCTCAGATCAAACCCCCTCAAAAgcgagagaaaataaaagaaaggagaggaaaaaaGCTCCCATTGCTCGGTGCAATGCATTTCTAGTCTATTTCCTTGCGAATCACAAAGATCTGATGGAGTTTTGTTCTCACTGCACTTGTGATAATTCACTTTATATCAGAACCATCTCCCAATTTTAACTGCCATTGGCGGTTGTATATCATGTATCATAGTGTAAAAATCGTCTGCTTGTGCAAGAGTTGTGAATCAGCAGTGCTCGCATCTACTTGCTTTCCTTGATAAACACACTGTATATTGCTGCTCTtttgtataataaatttatataagcAGTGCTGGCTGTTGTTTTTGTGAATGGAAAATGAGAATCATGTGCCAAGGGGCTCTAAAACCCTGTCCCTAGAGAAAGTAGGTGGGCTTTGCTTTTATGCAAGGTGATTTttccttaaataaaataatcaactttttcatcaaaaataattactgtacatattatttttttaggtggaAGCTAGTAAAATCATattctacttttaaaaaattaatcaattaaataatatttatatttttaccagACATTCATTTAGCAGTCTTAATTACTttgtgataatttttggatGTTCGGATATTATTGATTTCCTGCTGATGTTGTAAAATATCCACGAGTAATTAAGATTTGATTCATTAGAGCAGAGGGTTGTGAAATTCATTCAAAGTTAGTAGGAAAACATTACCGAGATTAAGACAAGAGAGGAGGCAACATAAGCCGATCGAGGACTGCCGAGACAAGACAGAACAGAACAGAACAGGATAGTTGTCTAATTAATAGCATCCCATGTACGTTTAAATTAAGGGGATTTATATTAattcagataaaataaaaaggaggtCTAACGAAGGGAACCATCAGCCACGAAATCGTTAACATAATAAGATTGTAACTTTCCATTACTGGGCTATCTTTTCACTATAAAAAAGCATGTTTGAATCATCATCGCTAGACACAAGAAAATCATAGTTCTGTACAAACTTGGGGGGAGAGTGCCAGCTCTGATAGACTTTGGTTGAAATGGCTTTCAAGCTCTCAATTTCTCTTGCTCTTCTTGCAATTCTTGTACTGGTGGTGGGTTCCGAAGCTGGTGGAATAGCGGTTTACTGGGGTCAGAACGGCAATGAGGGCACCTTGGCGGAGACTTGTGCCACCGGAAACTACGACTACGTAATCCTAGCGTTCCTCCCGACTTTTGGAAATGGTCAGACTCCGATGATTAATCTCGCTGGTCATTGCGATCCATACAGCAATGGCTGCACAAAATTAAGCCCGGACATAAAATCATGTCAAGTCAAAGGCATCAAGGTGATGCTCTCTATTGGAGGAGGAGCTGGGAGCTACTACCTCACCTCAAAGGAGGATGCAAAGCAAGTGGCGAACTACCTTTGGAATAACTTCCTGGGAGGAAATTCTTCGTCTCGCCCACTCGGCCCAGCTGTTCTTGATGGAATTGACTTCGATATTGAAGGAGGGACAGACCAGCACTGGGATGATCTTGCCAGGTTCCTTTCAGCTTATAGCAAGCAAGGTAAAAAGGTGCACCTAACTGCAGCTCCTCAGTGCCCATTTCCTGATGCTTGGGTAGGAAATGCACTGCAGACAGGTCTCTTTGACTACGTCTGGGTTCAATTCTACAACAATCCTCCTTGCCAATTCTCCGGGGATATTGCCAATCTTGAAGATGCATGGAAGCAATGGATTTCAAGCATCCCAGCTCAAAAAATCTTCCTGGGATTGCCTGCTGCTCCTGATGCAGCTGGAAGTGGCTTCGTTCCTGTAGCTGACCTTACTTCCAAAGTGCTTCCAGCAATCAAGGGCTCTGCAAAATATGGTGGTGTTATGCTGTGGTCCAAGTACTATGATGATCAAACTGGCTATAGTAAATCAATCAAGAGCCGCGTCTGAAAAAACAATAGTTGATCTCTTCACATATATGTCTAATACCAGTTATATATCTGCATAAATTGCCTCTCATGTAGAGGCagatttcatgtttttgttacATGTTGTCGACTCGTATTTTGTCTGATCTCCTTTCcctttttcagattttattttatctctcttTTAAGAAATGGAAACTCAACAAGCAAAGCAAACCAGTCAGAACATATGTCAGTCATGGCACCATCACCCAGCAATCTCATTCAAGAGAGAACAATTGCAGCTCCTAAGGCCTCTAGAAGGGTCATTAAAAATAGGTCCTGCCTACGTTTATCACCCACTTCACGTCCAATATAGAATTCCaagttaattattaatataaaaaataaatatgttaatgttaTAGATGCATTTTAAAagattgtgaatttttttaattcataaacaaaaatattttatttatgttgcgATCATgatttcaattcaatttctaatgtgaaaaaaaataattatactaaaaaaatatataaactgataaataaataaaaattattaacaagaaaaagtttatttttcattgtagaaattaaaaataattgcacTTACAAtaattatcctttttattttcaacactCTTATTCATTTTATCTTAGCGGCTAAATTTTAttgctaataaaaaatgatttctatttttataaaaaaaaaatactccatacaaatacaattaatccatataaaatataaaaataaattcaatacaaATCAAACTATACTTTCAAAGTATCACCCAACtaaacaaaatgtaaaaatatttaaatagaaacaattaataaaaaaaagccaaaaataatatattaaaaaaaaaaccaggtatTGATGGACCAAGCCCCCATACCCAGCCTTAGTGAAAAACCTAGGCGCGCGTCTTAGTCGCTAGAATTGAAGTTTGTTTTCTGGAtccaaaaatccaaaattcagttcatttttacccaaaaacattttaaaaacaccttataaacattaaaaaatcacttAACAATCTCAAAACACCTtgaaatcactttaaaaaataaaaatcaacttcatcAAAATAACTCAAATGGACCGATCTATTTTTTCCACCATGTTTAGAAATGAAATAATCTCTATTGAACtcctttccaaaagaaaaatccatTAACACAAAAATCCCCTGTTTCATAGCTGGAACTTGACCAACCGATAACTTCCTTTTTCAttcattgtttttcaatgaATTCCTCTGTTCTTTCTCAACTCCATGGACTAAAATATGAacgaaataaatttttaagccAAAACTTTGAAGCCAGCCATATATTTTCTCCATGTTTTAAATTGCAATcatctgttttttaattttgtcttccttatataatttaaaattttatctcatagaattatacaataaaaggattaaataaaaaatttataaggaaaaattaaaaaaaaaattgtgaaaagcgatttttaaataacaacgaacaattcaatatttttatcttttacatgTACAGAAtaagaat is part of the Populus trichocarpa isolate Nisqually-1 chromosome 2, P.trichocarpa_v4.1, whole genome shotgun sequence genome and encodes:
- the LOC7488628 gene encoding hevamine-A codes for the protein MAFKLSISLALLAILVLVVGSEAGGIAVYWGQNGNEGTLAETCATGNYDYVILAFLPTFGNGQTPMINLAGHCDPYSNGCTKLSPDIKSCQVKGIKVMLSIGGGAGSYYLTSKEDAKQVANYLWNNFLGGNSSSRPLGPAVLDGIDFDIEGGTDQHWDDLARFLSAYSKQGKKVHLTAAPQCPFPDAWVGNALQTGLFDYVWVQFYNNPPCQFSGDIANLEDAWKQWISSIPAQKIFLGLPAAPDAAGSGFVPVADLTSKVLPAIKGSAKYGGVMLWSKYYDDQTGYSKSIKSRV